From one Flavobacterium sp. N502536 genomic stretch:
- a CDS encoding RagB/SusD family nutrient uptake outer membrane protein has translation MKISFKYISYFFLFVLGLSMTLTSCTDDLNVTPKDDDEFLSETFFKDPASYKQVLAKLYAGLYVGGNDGDGDAAIPGKSPDIAGLGGDFSSYLRLLFVTQEFTTDEAIIAWADGTLPTLNAQTWSPANEFLEGTFSRAFYHISVANEFLRQTTEEKLASRNVDAKLKADIANFRAEARFLRAFSYYNLMDLFGNVPITTEKDPVGFFYPEQKTRAEVFAFVESELKDLDNSLVASKANEYGRVDKTAAKFLLAQVYLNAKVYIGVDKNNEAATLCNEIITGSNYTFANVPYRYLFSADNNRNGAQSEVIFPIVSDGNAIRATGGGMSFIMHASIGGSMDAASRGMDGGWQGIRTRKEFVALFPDATATGDKRGTFYTDGQSLDINNVSTFTDGYAVTKYINKNADGSAAQRNDIPDIDFPMFRLTDAYLMYAEATLRGATSGNLNTALGYVNQIRGRAGAPAITLPQLTLDFILDERGRELFWECHRRTDLIRFGKFSGGSKIWQWKGGIMAGAATASFRDLMPIPARNIQANPTLKQNPGY, from the coding sequence ATGAAAATATCATTTAAATATATATCTTATTTTTTCCTATTCGTTTTAGGATTAAGTATGACGCTTACTTCGTGTACGGACGACTTAAACGTGACGCCAAAGGATGATGATGAATTTTTATCAGAAACCTTTTTTAAAGATCCGGCATCGTACAAACAAGTTTTAGCTAAATTATACGCAGGTTTGTATGTTGGAGGTAATGATGGTGATGGTGATGCGGCTATACCTGGAAAGAGCCCTGATATCGCTGGACTTGGTGGTGACTTTAGCAGTTACTTAAGATTACTTTTTGTAACACAGGAATTTACCACAGATGAAGCCATTATTGCCTGGGCTGATGGTACTTTACCAACTTTGAATGCACAGACATGGTCTCCTGCAAATGAGTTTTTGGAAGGAACTTTCTCAAGAGCGTTTTACCACATCAGTGTTGCAAATGAGTTTTTAAGACAAACAACAGAAGAGAAATTAGCGTCAAGAAATGTTGATGCCAAGCTGAAAGCTGATATCGCTAACTTTAGAGCTGAGGCTCGTTTCTTAAGAGCTTTCTCTTATTACAACTTAATGGATTTGTTCGGGAATGTGCCAATTACAACAGAAAAAGACCCTGTTGGATTCTTTTACCCGGAACAAAAAACAAGAGCAGAAGTTTTTGCTTTTGTTGAATCTGAATTGAAGGATTTAGACAATAGCTTAGTAGCTTCAAAAGCAAATGAATATGGAAGAGTGGATAAAACGGCTGCTAAATTTTTATTGGCGCAGGTTTATTTGAACGCAAAAGTATACATTGGTGTAGACAAGAACAATGAAGCGGCAACATTGTGTAATGAAATTATTACAGGTTCAAATTATACTTTCGCAAATGTTCCGTACCGATACTTATTCTCTGCAGATAATAACAGAAATGGCGCTCAGTCTGAAGTTATTTTTCCAATTGTTAGTGATGGTAATGCCATTAGAGCAACTGGTGGAGGAATGAGTTTTATCATGCACGCTTCTATTGGAGGTAGCATGGATGCAGCATCCAGAGGAATGGATGGTGGATGGCAAGGGATTAGAACTCGTAAAGAGTTTGTAGCTCTTTTTCCTGATGCAACGGCAACAGGAGATAAAAGAGGTACATTCTATACGGACGGACAATCGTTAGACATTAACAATGTATCGACCTTTACGGATGGTTATGCAGTAACAAAATACATCAATAAAAATGCGGATGGTTCTGCAGCACAAAGAAACGATATTCCGGATATTGATTTCCCAATGTTCAGATTAACAGATGCTTATTTAATGTATGCTGAGGCTACTCTTAGAGGAGCTACCAGCGGTAATCTTAATACAGCTTTAGGATATGTAAACCAAATTAGAGGCAGAGCGGGTGCACCGGCAATTACACTTCCACAGTTAACACTTGATTTTATCTTAGATGAAAGAGGAAGAGAATTGTTTTGGGAATGTCACAGAAGAACCGATTTGATTCGTTTTGGTAAATTTAGCGGAGGATCTAAAATCTGGCAATGGAAAGGCGGAATTATGGCGGGAGCAGCAACTGCATCTTTCAGAGATTTAATGCCAATTCCTGCAAGAAATATCCAAGCAAATCCAACATTGAAACAAAATCCTGGGTATTAA
- a CDS encoding MFS transporter, with the protein MSNTSTRGIWKVISASSMGTMIEWYDFYIFGSLAVVISTKFFPGDNPTAAFLSTLATFAAGFVVRPFGALFFGRLGDIIGRKYTFMATLLLMGGSTFLIGCIPDYDTIGFLAPLLVLILRLLQGLALGGEYGGAATYVAEHAPANQKGYWTSWIQTTATVGLFISLMVILATKNILSPEDFDSWGWRVPFWVSIVMVGISYLIRKNMDESPVFAKAKKEGTTSTNPLKESFGNRYNLKFVLLALFGATMGQGVVWYTGQFYAMSFMKTVMNVDSSQVDELLGIALLLGTPFFIFFGWLSDKIGRKHIMMGGMLLAILFYRPIYKTMYSTTDLSHKTELISKTTQSIEITKSKDSIYTTSKEYSDGTTSLEKKSHFTNKKEAQINTTVTINSDDKWTLIFLVFIQVLFVTMVYGPIAAFLVEMFPTKIRYTSMSLPYHVGNGIFGGLLPAISTYFVTHAKEAGKPDFYLDGLWYPIIIASVCFVIGMIYIDNKNKTNHL; encoded by the coding sequence ATGAGCAACACTTCTACAAGGGGTATCTGGAAAGTGATTTCGGCATCGTCAATGGGAACCATGATCGAATGGTATGATTTCTATATTTTCGGAAGTTTAGCAGTCGTAATTTCAACCAAGTTTTTTCCTGGTGACAATCCTACTGCTGCATTTCTGTCGACTTTGGCCACTTTTGCAGCCGGATTTGTTGTACGTCCTTTTGGGGCCTTGTTTTTTGGAAGACTTGGCGACATCATTGGGCGTAAATATACTTTTATGGCTACTTTGTTATTAATGGGTGGTTCTACTTTTTTAATAGGCTGTATTCCGGATTATGATACTATTGGCTTTCTGGCTCCTCTGTTGGTTTTAATCCTTCGTTTACTGCAAGGCCTCGCTCTTGGAGGAGAATATGGCGGAGCGGCTACTTATGTTGCAGAACACGCTCCTGCTAATCAAAAAGGATATTGGACTTCCTGGATTCAAACGACAGCGACCGTTGGTTTGTTTATTTCATTAATGGTAATATTAGCTACAAAAAACATTCTTTCGCCCGAAGATTTTGATTCGTGGGGATGGCGTGTTCCGTTTTGGGTTTCTATTGTAATGGTAGGAATTTCGTATTTGATTCGTAAAAATATGGACGAATCTCCTGTGTTTGCCAAAGCCAAAAAAGAAGGAACAACAAGCACCAATCCGTTGAAAGAAAGTTTTGGAAACCGATACAATCTGAAGTTTGTTTTACTCGCTTTGTTTGGCGCTACCATGGGACAGGGAGTCGTTTGGTATACCGGACAGTTTTATGCGATGAGCTTTATGAAAACGGTAATGAACGTTGACTCTTCTCAGGTTGATGAGTTATTGGGAATTGCCTTATTACTTGGAACTCCGTTTTTTATATTTTTCGGATGGCTGAGCGATAAAATTGGAAGAAAACATATTATGATGGGCGGAATGCTGCTTGCCATTTTATTTTACAGACCGATCTATAAAACGATGTACAGTACTACTGATCTGAGCCACAAAACCGAACTCATTTCCAAAACCACGCAATCGATTGAAATAACAAAAAGTAAAGACTCGATTTACACGACTTCTAAAGAATATAGCGACGGTACTACCTCGCTGGAAAAGAAGTCTCATTTTACCAACAAAAAAGAAGCTCAAATCAACACCACGGTTACCATTAATTCTGATGACAAATGGACTTTAATTTTTCTCGTTTTCATCCAGGTTTTATTTGTTACAATGGTGTATGGCCCAATTGCAGCCTTTTTGGTAGAAATGTTTCCCACTAAAATCAGATATACTTCGATGTCGCTGCCTTATCACGTAGGAAATGGAATTTTTGGGGGCTTACTGCCTGCCATTTCAACTTATTTTGTCACACACGCTAAGGAGGCCGGTAAACCGGATTTTTATCTTGACGGACTCTGGTATCCTATTATCATTGCCTCTGTCTGCTTTGTCATTGGAATGATTTACATCGATAATAAAAACAAAACGAATCACCTTTAA
- a CDS encoding SusE domain-containing protein — protein MKNIYKILIAFIGVLAVSCNADDVENRQIVDAVATPEITAPATGKAFVLDVDKPSQEVAKFTWSKATYSAPVVVSYTLLIDKKGGDFSKAVTLERTTNIAEVSVLAKDLNQAAIDLGAPTEVASLFDVKIASSVSGGVPQVSKTIITISVTPYTGKVDYKFTEWYLVGDATVSGWDNNKGNQILFRNPKNPNEYTFTGFFKAGAFKTISTLGSWAPMYGGAGDVLVYRGKESDADPASFVIATQGYYTFKIDVQKLTYKLTPYDASAAKTYGTVGIIGDSTPGGWNTSTAMKKSTFNDHIWTLGVTALKDGGLKFRADDKWDVSWGGNTPFSGGGSGDNIPVAKSKYVIYFNDLDGSYLMIPNQE, from the coding sequence ATGAAAAATATATATAAAATTTTAATCGCATTTATTGGTGTTTTAGCTGTTTCATGTAATGCCGATGATGTAGAGAACAGACAAATTGTTGATGCTGTTGCAACACCTGAAATTACGGCACCTGCAACAGGAAAAGCATTTGTTTTAGATGTGGATAAACCTTCACAGGAAGTGGCCAAATTTACATGGTCTAAAGCAACCTATTCTGCTCCTGTAGTAGTAAGTTATACGTTGTTGATTGATAAAAAAGGAGGTGATTTTTCGAAAGCAGTTACGCTTGAAAGAACCACAAATATAGCCGAGGTTTCCGTGCTTGCAAAAGATTTAAACCAGGCAGCGATTGATCTTGGAGCTCCAACAGAAGTAGCCTCTTTATTTGATGTAAAAATAGCTTCAAGTGTTTCAGGCGGAGTTCCACAGGTTTCTAAAACGATAATCACAATTAGTGTAACGCCTTATACCGGAAAAGTAGATTACAAATTTACAGAATGGTACTTAGTTGGTGATGCAACAGTTTCAGGATGGGATAATAATAAAGGAAACCAAATTTTATTCAGAAATCCAAAAAATCCTAACGAATATACTTTTACAGGATTCTTTAAAGCAGGTGCTTTTAAAACAATCAGTACTTTAGGCAGCTGGGCTCCAATGTATGGTGGTGCAGGTGATGTTTTAGTGTACAGAGGAAAAGAATCTGACGCTGATCCGGCTAGTTTTGTAATTGCAACTCAGGGGTATTACACCTTTAAAATCGATGTGCAAAAACTAACCTACAAACTAACTCCGTATGATGCGTCTGCTGCTAAAACTTATGGAACAGTTGGTATCATTGGCGACAGTACACCAGGAGGCTGGAATACATCGACAGCTATGAAAAAATCTACGTTCAACGATCATATCTGGACTTTGGGAGTAACGGCATTGAAAGATGGTGGACTTAAATTCAGAGCAGATGATAAATGGGACGTTTCATGGGGAGGAAATACTCCATTCTCAGGGGGAGGTTCCGGTGACAACATACCAGTAGCAAAATCTAAATATGTTATTTATTTTAATGACTTAGACGGAAGCTATTTAATGATTCCAAATCAGGAATAA
- a CDS encoding SusC/RagA family TonB-linked outer membrane protein, with amino-acid sequence MKTIYKKLLFLFLLLPFTVLAQSTLTGTVADLATGQPIPGVNVNVQGAPGGTSTDFDGKFQLSNVKNGDKILVSFIGYKTSTVIYNGQKTLNVSLEEDTNQLKEVVVQVGYGTVKKKDATGSVSQIAAKDFNKGINVTPESLISGRISGVNVTGGGAPGAKADIRIRGGSSLNASNEPLIVLDGLPLSNAVPSGSTSILSTIDPNDIESFTVLKDASAAAIYGSRAANGVIVITTKKGAKGGVKVNFSSQVGINTVANTVDVMSADQYRELVKTKGTPAQQALLGNANTNWQDEIFHTALTTNNNISVSGSLFDKLPVRLSVGNVDNPGILRNTSFERTTTSISLNPVLFDNHLKIDISGNLAFGKNQFQDEGGVIGSAIGFDPTQPVYKTGSRYGGYFEWLEPNGNLPLLPARNPVARLNQDNRRATSTRKWGNVRVDYKLHFFEDLRVVAEAGIDRFDSSGFTEVSTQSILGFQPKAFSDPGYVNLGNYSRYTDALQNKNLNAYFNYTKDLGKIKIDATAGYNYQLFQKEKYSSGETRQPNPNEDVATDPDVNLQSFFGRLNLGYDSRYLLTLNYRRDGTSRFSKDNRWGNFAGGAFAWNVAEEAFLKGNSTVSSLKLRVGYGTTGQQDISAQYDYLQRVTLGTINSQYIFGNTIYPTARPEGYNENIKWEELAESNIGIDYGFFNDRITGSINYFDKKSSDLLADIAVPDGANIRNQGFFNIGSVRTKGVEFSIASDIIKNDNLTWNVAFNTTYIDQNISELGITVPGFQGYLTGDNIAGGNGNKILINSVGYAPNSFFVYEQLYDANKRPIAGAYVDRNGDGKIDTADRYRAGKAAPDYTFGLFSTINYKKFDFTMNWRASVGNKIFDNVSSNLGYSDAGLRRQTDLSNVSSDYYNTGFTFEDNGTSRYLSDYFVKDASFIKLDNVTLGYTFDKTIIKGASLRFTAGVQNVFILTKYNGLDPEKFNGIDNNVYPRARTFLFGVNANF; translated from the coding sequence ATGAAAACAATTTACAAAAAGTTGTTATTTTTATTCCTCTTGTTGCCGTTTACGGTGCTAGCTCAAAGCACTTTAACCGGAACAGTTGCCGACCTGGCAACGGGACAACCAATCCCGGGAGTAAATGTAAATGTACAGGGTGCTCCGGGTGGAACATCAACAGATTTTGACGGTAAATTTCAGTTATCTAACGTAAAAAATGGGGACAAAATTTTGGTTTCATTTATTGGATATAAAACGTCAACTGTGATTTATAATGGTCAAAAAACACTAAACGTTTCTCTGGAAGAAGATACGAACCAGCTTAAAGAAGTTGTGGTACAAGTAGGTTATGGTACTGTTAAGAAAAAGGATGCTACAGGTTCTGTATCCCAAATTGCAGCAAAAGACTTTAACAAAGGAATTAACGTTACTCCGGAGAGTTTAATTAGCGGTCGTATCTCAGGTGTGAATGTAACAGGAGGTGGAGCACCGGGAGCTAAAGCGGATATCAGAATTCGTGGAGGATCTTCTTTAAATGCTTCAAATGAGCCGTTAATTGTTTTAGACGGACTTCCGTTAAGCAATGCGGTACCAAGCGGTTCTACCAGTATTTTATCTACCATTGATCCTAATGATATTGAATCTTTTACAGTACTTAAAGATGCATCTGCTGCTGCAATCTACGGATCAAGAGCTGCAAATGGTGTAATCGTAATTACAACTAAAAAAGGAGCAAAAGGTGGTGTAAAAGTGAACTTCAGTTCTCAGGTTGGTATTAATACAGTAGCCAATACAGTTGATGTAATGAGTGCTGATCAATACAGAGAATTGGTAAAAACCAAAGGTACTCCTGCACAACAGGCTTTACTAGGGAATGCAAATACAAACTGGCAGGATGAAATTTTTCATACAGCCTTGACAACCAACAATAATATCTCTGTAAGCGGTTCTTTATTTGATAAATTACCGGTACGTTTATCTGTTGGTAATGTTGATAATCCTGGAATCTTAAGAAACACTTCTTTTGAAAGAACTACGACATCGATATCGTTAAATCCGGTATTGTTTGACAATCATTTAAAAATCGATATTAGCGGAAATTTAGCTTTCGGTAAAAATCAATTTCAGGATGAAGGTGGAGTTATCGGAAGCGCGATCGGATTTGATCCTACGCAACCGGTTTATAAGACAGGTTCTCGTTATGGAGGATACTTTGAATGGTTGGAGCCAAACGGAAATTTACCGTTGTTACCAGCAAGAAACCCTGTAGCAAGATTAAATCAGGACAACAGAAGAGCAACTTCAACCAGAAAATGGGGGAATGTTAGAGTAGATTATAAACTTCACTTCTTTGAAGATTTAAGAGTTGTTGCTGAAGCAGGTATCGATAGATTTGACAGCAGCGGATTTACCGAAGTAAGTACACAAAGTATTTTAGGATTTCAGCCAAAAGCATTTAGCGATCCGGGTTATGTAAATCTTGGAAACTATTCGAGATATACAGATGCGCTTCAAAATAAAAACTTAAATGCTTATTTTAATTACACTAAAGATTTAGGAAAAATTAAAATTGATGCAACTGCAGGTTATAACTACCAATTGTTTCAAAAAGAAAAATATTCATCTGGAGAAACAAGACAGCCAAATCCTAATGAGGACGTAGCTACAGATCCGGATGTAAACTTACAATCGTTCTTCGGACGTTTGAATTTAGGGTATGACAGCAGATATTTACTGACTTTAAATTACAGAAGAGACGGAACTTCCCGTTTTTCTAAAGACAACAGATGGGGGAATTTCGCAGGAGGTGCTTTTGCATGGAATGTTGCTGAAGAAGCTTTCTTAAAAGGGAATTCAACCGTTTCCAGTTTAAAATTAAGAGTGGGTTACGGAACAACAGGGCAACAGGATATCTCTGCTCAGTATGATTATTTACAAAGGGTAACTTTGGGAACAATTAACTCACAATACATTTTTGGTAATACCATCTATCCAACTGCAAGACCAGAAGGATATAACGAAAATATCAAATGGGAAGAATTGGCAGAATCTAACATCGGTATTGATTACGGATTCTTCAATGACAGAATTACAGGATCTATCAACTATTTTGATAAAAAATCATCTGATTTATTAGCAGATATCGCCGTTCCTGATGGTGCTAATATTAGAAATCAAGGTTTCTTTAATATTGGAAGTGTAAGAACAAAAGGGGTTGAATTTAGTATTGCCTCTGATATTATTAAAAACGATAATCTGACTTGGAATGTAGCTTTTAATACGACTTATATTGATCAGAATATTTCGGAATTAGGAATTACAGTTCCTGGTTTTCAGGGGTACTTAACGGGAGATAACATCGCCGGAGGAAACGGAAATAAAATCCTGATTAACTCAGTAGGTTATGCGCCAAATTCATTTTTTGTATACGAGCAATTATATGATGCAAATAAAAGACCAATTGCAGGGGCTTATGTAGACAGAAACGGAGACGGAAAAATTGATACGGCTGACCGTTACAGAGCTGGAAAAGCAGCGCCTGATTATACTTTTGGTTTGTTTTCTACCATAAACTACAAAAAGTTTGATTTTACAATGAACTGGAGAGCTAGTGTAGGCAATAAGATTTTTGATAACGTAAGTTCTAATTTAGGTTATTCTGACGCGGGATTAAGAAGACAAACAGATTTGTCTAACGTAAGTTCAGATTACTACAATACTGGTTTCACTTTTGAAGACAATGGTACATCACGTTACTTGTCTGACTATTTTGTGAAAGATGCTTCTTTTATCAAATTAGACAACGTTACACTTGGATATACTTTTGATAAAACGATCATTAAAGGTGCTTCTTTACGATTTACAGCTGGAGTTCAGAATGTTTTCATTCTAACAAAATACAATGGTTTAGATCCTGAGAAATTCAACGGAATTGATAATAACGTTTATCCAAGAGCAAGAACATTCTTGTTTGGTGTAAATGCGAATTTCTAA
- a CDS encoding alpha-amylase family glycosyl hydrolase, which produces MKKTLLWITFLWSVATFAQSQTISHSVSPSTFEETTPITITINGTSVDEDSWGITDHSLYMWAWAFDTNDTSQKGTPDNGSWDASSEASKFTYNSGTDTYTKTITPTVYYNTTGIGRIGFLVKAKNGTGDKKSQDILVEVGSFQVTLTSPIENSASIIASGANFDIAATNTNGAASYSLKANGAVIHTNSSTASYSYSHVGLTSNQSYELSITQAGTTIVKKFSVVINPNTVSQVMPAGLVDGINYNSADATKATLVLDAPLKDFVYVAGSFNNWQPTLAYTMKKDPASGKFWLELTGLVSGVTYTYQYWVVDTTPLANSPALVKTADPYSTLVLSPYDDPSIPAASYPNMPVYPAGQQFEVTVLKTGQTPYNWQVTNFVKPQKEKLVVYEVLVRDFDAARNYQSLIDRIDYFKNLKINAIELMPVMEFEGNESWGYNSSFHMALDKFYGTSDKLKEFIDLCHQNGIAVILDVALNHAFGRNPMVRMWMNDPDGDGFGSPTAENPYFNTVAKHAYNVGEDFNHQALKTQNYVERVVKQWIEEYKIDGFRWDLTKGFTQNCTASDGACTDAYQQDRVDVLKKYADYSWSLDPTHYTIFEHLGSDTEEKEWANYRIAETPSKGVMMWGKMTGAYNQLSMGYANESNISRMASSNHGFTANRLMGYAESHDEERLMYKNIQYGNSGGGYNVKTLDTALSRMSAIGAVSLLVPGPKMIWHFGELGWENSIFTCNDNSVNTDFDGVAGDCKLDTKPQPQWANNWLGNSGRNKIYNDWAKMIALKTKEPVFLGDPVIANANSLSVNIKITNSALSSTELKDVLIVANFDVTAQNVPTGFQYAGAWYNLMDNSTITVTDVNAPLNLPAGEFRIYGNKPASLAIADFEKENSVRLYPNPVSNYFTLNVSTSKVQIYAISGQLVKSFTTNGNPDFQFGVSDLKTGLYLVKAVDQKGSTQVMKLIKK; this is translated from the coding sequence ATGAAAAAAACTTTACTATGGATCACATTTCTGTGGTCTGTGGCTACTTTTGCCCAATCGCAAACCATAAGCCACTCCGTAAGTCCGTCAACTTTTGAAGAGACTACACCTATTACCATCACCATTAACGGTACAAGCGTTGATGAAGATAGCTGGGGAATTACCGACCATTCCCTGTATATGTGGGCTTGGGCTTTTGATACCAACGACACTTCTCAAAAAGGAACTCCGGATAATGGTTCCTGGGATGCCTCAAGCGAGGCAAGCAAGTTTACCTACAATTCGGGTACAGATACCTATACTAAAACCATTACGCCAACAGTTTATTACAATACCACAGGCATTGGAAGAATTGGTTTTTTGGTAAAAGCCAAAAACGGAACAGGTGATAAAAAATCGCAGGATATTTTAGTAGAAGTGGGCAGCTTTCAGGTCACTCTGACTTCACCAATAGAAAACAGTGCATCAATTATAGCATCGGGAGCTAATTTTGATATTGCAGCTACCAATACAAATGGAGCGGCAAGTTATTCCTTAAAGGCAAACGGAGCAGTTATCCATACCAATTCAAGTACAGCAAGCTATTCATATTCCCATGTTGGTTTGACCAGCAATCAGAGTTACGAATTGAGTATCACTCAGGCGGGGACTACGATTGTCAAAAAGTTTTCGGTTGTCATAAACCCAAATACCGTTTCGCAGGTTATGCCGGCGGGATTGGTCGATGGAATTAATTACAATTCGGCTGATGCTACAAAAGCGACTTTGGTCCTTGATGCTCCCTTAAAAGATTTTGTTTACGTTGCGGGAAGCTTCAATAACTGGCAGCCCACTTTGGCTTATACCATGAAAAAAGATCCTGCTTCGGGAAAATTCTGGCTGGAATTAACCGGATTGGTTTCGGGAGTTACTTACACCTATCAATATTGGGTGGTCGATACTACGCCGCTGGCTAACTCCCCGGCTTTAGTAAAAACGGCCGATCCGTATTCCACTTTAGTATTATCGCCTTACGATGATCCTTCTATTCCTGCAGCTTCTTATCCTAATATGCCCGTTTATCCGGCAGGGCAGCAATTTGAAGTGACCGTTTTGAAAACCGGACAAACGCCGTACAATTGGCAGGTAACCAATTTTGTAAAACCACAAAAAGAAAAATTAGTCGTTTATGAGGTTTTGGTTCGCGATTTTGATGCGGCCAGAAATTATCAAAGTTTAATAGACCGTATCGATTACTTTAAAAACCTTAAGATAAATGCGATCGAATTAATGCCCGTAATGGAGTTCGAAGGCAATGAAAGCTGGGGCTACAACAGCTCGTTTCATATGGCACTGGATAAATTTTACGGTACTTCAGACAAGTTGAAGGAATTTATTGATTTGTGTCACCAAAACGGAATTGCTGTGATCCTGGATGTCGCTTTAAACCATGCTTTCGGAAGAAATCCGATGGTGAGAATGTGGATGAACGATCCTGACGGAGACGGTTTTGGTTCGCCAACTGCCGAGAATCCTTATTTTAATACAGTTGCCAAACATGCCTACAACGTGGGGGAAGATTTTAACCATCAGGCCTTGAAAACACAAAATTATGTCGAGCGTGTGGTTAAACAATGGATCGAAGAATATAAAATTGACGGTTTCCGTTGGGATTTGACCAAAGGTTTTACACAAAATTGTACCGCTTCTGATGGAGCATGTACTGATGCGTACCAGCAAGACAGAGTAGATGTATTAAAGAAATATGCTGATTATTCGTGGAGTCTTGATCCTACACATTACACTATTTTTGAGCACCTGGGGTCTGATACCGAGGAGAAGGAATGGGCCAATTACAGAATTGCCGAAACACCGTCTAAAGGAGTAATGATGTGGGGAAAAATGACAGGGGCATACAATCAGTTGTCAATGGGGTATGCAAATGAAAGTAATATTTCGAGAATGGCCAGCAGCAACCACGGTTTTACAGCCAACCGATTAATGGGATATGCCGAAAGCCATGATGAAGAACGTTTGATGTATAAAAACATACAATACGGAAATTCTGGTGGAGGATACAATGTAAAAACACTGGATACAGCATTGTCCAGAATGTCGGCAATTGGAGCCGTTTCGCTATTGGTTCCGGGACCAAAAATGATTTGGCATTTTGGAGAATTAGGATGGGAGAACTCTATTTTTACCTGTAACGATAATTCAGTCAACACCGATTTCGATGGCGTTGCGGGCGATTGTAAATTAGATACAAAACCACAGCCGCAATGGGCAAACAATTGGTTGGGCAATTCAGGTCGAAATAAAATCTACAACGATTGGGCAAAGATGATTGCGCTAAAAACAAAAGAGCCTGTGTTTTTGGGAGATCCTGTAATTGCAAACGCTAATTCACTGTCTGTAAACATAAAAATTACCAATAGTGCTTTATCGTCAACCGAGTTAAAAGATGTTTTGATTGTTGCTAATTTTGATGTTACGGCCCAAAATGTTCCAACCGGTTTTCAATATGCCGGTGCCTGGTACAATTTAATGGACAACTCTACTATTACTGTTACCGATGTCAATGCGCCCTTAAATCTTCCGGCGGGAGAATTCAGAATTTATGGCAACAAACCCGCAAGTTTAGCCATAGCCGATTTCGAAAAAGAAAACTCGGTACGATTGTATCCAAATCCGGTTTCGAATTATTTTACCTTAAATGTGTCAACCTCAAAAGTTCAGATTTATGCAATTTCAGGGCAATTGGTGAAAAGTTTTACTACCAATGGAAATCCGGATTTTCAGTTTGGCGTAAGCGATCTGAAAACAGGTTTATACCTTGTAAAAGCGGTTGACCAGAAGGGATCAACTCAGGTAATGAAACTGATTAAGAAATAA
- a CDS encoding DUF6814 family protein produces MNTIKQILGVLWIILAIAAAYFCIFEFGLPKLLSDKQDDLVFGTIILFILTPLIVLGLGTFGYFSVIGEYNKGK; encoded by the coding sequence ATGAATACGATCAAACAAATTTTAGGTGTTTTATGGATTATCCTTGCTATTGCAGCGGCCTATTTTTGCATTTTTGAATTTGGATTACCCAAGCTGCTTTCGGACAAACAGGATGACTTGGTCTTTGGGACCATCATTCTTTTTATCCTCACCCCGTTAATTGTTTTAGGACTGGGAACTTTTGGCTACTTCTCCGTAATCGGAGAGTACAATAAAGGAAAATAA